A genomic region of Phragmites australis chromosome 2, lpPhrAust1.1, whole genome shotgun sequence contains the following coding sequences:
- the LOC133908814 gene encoding chorismate mutase 1, chloroplastic-like, whose product MEFKVVSKAAAASPAPKGALLRGPQGGSRVGFGPAATRTKALRAANNSVTPVTREERIDRSEILTLDSIRHSLIRQEDSIIFSLLERAQFRYNADTYDSNAFHMDGFEGNLVEYMVRETEKLHAQVGRYKSPDEHPFFQEDLPEPLLPPIQYPTVLHPIADSININKEIWKMYFDELLPRLVKEGSDGNSGSSALCDTICLQALSKRIHYGKFVAEAKFQESPEAYMPAIIAQDRDQLMHLLTYETVEHAIEQRVEAKAKVFGQEVNVSSEDNGAPPSYKIRPSLVAELYSYRIMPLTKEVQVAYLLRRLD is encoded by the exons ATGGAGTTCAAGGTGGTCTCCAAGGCTGCGGCGGCGTCGCCCGCGCCCAAGGGAGCTCTGCTCCGGGGGCCTCAGGGTGGGAGCCGCGTTGGCTTCGGGCCGGCGGCGACCAGGACAAAGGCGCTGCGCGCGGCCAACAACTCCGTGACCCCCGTGACCAG GGAAGAGAGGATAGATCGAAGTGAAATATTGACCTTGGACAGTATTAGACACTCTTTGATTAGACAAGAAGACAGCATCATATTCAGCCTCTTGGAGAGAGCCCAGTTCCGTTACAATGCTGATACATATGATAGCAATGCTTTCCACATGGATGGTTTTGAAGGCAATTTGGTTGAATATATGGTTAGAGAAACTGAAAAGCTCCATGCTCAG GTTGGGAGATACAAGAGCCCAGATGAGCACCCATTCTTTCAAGAAGATCTACCTGAGCCTCTGTTGCCACCTATCCAGTACCCAACG GTTTTGCATCCTATTGCTGATTCTATTAATATCAACAAAGAGATTTGGAAAATGTATTTTGATGAACTTCTTCCAAGATTGGTGAAAGAAGGAAGTGATGGTAATTCTGGATCCAGTGCTCTTTGTGACACAATCTGCCTGCAG GCACTCTCTAAAAGAATCCACTATGGGAAGTTTGTGGCAGAGGCCAAGTTTCAAGAGTCCCCTGAAGCTTACATGCCTGCAATTATAGCCCAG GACCGTGATCAACTAATGCACCTCCTCACATATGAAACAGTGGAGCATGCTATTGAACAAAGGGTAGAAGCTAAGGCCAAGGTCTTTGGGCAAGAGGTGAATGTGAGTAGTGAGGACAACGGCGCCCCACCCAGCTACAAGATCAGGCCCAGCTTGGTCGCCGAACTGTACAGCTACAGAATCATGCCGCTAACCAAGGAGGTTCAAGTGGCGTACTTGCTTAGGAGGTTGGATTGA
- the LOC133908815 gene encoding clp protease adapter protein ClpF, chloroplastic isoform X3 produces the protein MQAISICGSVASTHGANCRAAFLAKNDLAPPCEVNSVSHGAHSWRWHAHKLHMRTDSRRMNTTIRTNARWLFGGDGRSSDARLERSEAANEDILIFYFQLDLQTRIQYALNIEQFDVAKQMREKLTEIETEIIRQREAKRGSSKTEAQDKALNLLRVRADLQKAINSENYALAAGLRDEIAKLETESLAVSAKALAYQNVKYVFRLGQKVRHKVHGYRAVICGMDPVCCESKSWMETANVEKLSKGPNQPFYQVLVDVYVDPELLVAYVAEENLSAAEESEKLGTSSLSSSSVRSMTSHVMKLLEMKMTMMATQIAEGRDGRR, from the exons ATGCAAGCCATCTCTATATGCGGTTCAGTTGCCTCAACCCATGGAGCAAACTGCAGAGCAGCTTTCCTTGCGAAGAATGATCTGGCGCCACCTTGCGAGGTAAATTCAGTAAGTCATGGAGCACACTCATGGCGTTGGCATGCGCATAAACTGCACATGAGGACCGATAGCAGAAGAATGAATACTACAATAAGAACTAATGCTAGATGGCTGTTTGGAGGAGATGGTCGTAGTAGTGATGCAAGGCTGGAGCGCAGTGAGGCTGCTAATGAAGATATCTTGATCTTTTACTTCCAGTTGGATTTACAGACCCGGATACAA TATGCATTGAATATAGAACAATTTGATGTGGCAAAGCAAATGAGGGAAAAACTCACTGAG ATTGAAACAGAAATAATTAGGCAACGTGAAGCTAAAAGAGGTTCATCAAAGACTGAAGCTCAGGACAAAGCTCTAAACCTTTTACGTGTGCG TGCAGACTTGCAGAAAGCTATTAACAGTGAAAACTATGCTTTGGCAGCTGGGCTGCGCGATGAAATAGCCAAACTTGAG ACCGAGTCCCTTGCAGTATCTGCTAAAGCCCTTGCTTACCAAAATGTGAAATATGTGTTTCGACTAGGGCAGAAAGTACGTCACAAGGTACATG GATATAGAGCTGTGATATGTGGCATGGATCCTGTGTGCTGTGAATCCAAGTCGTGGATGGAGACAGCAAATGTGGAGAAGCTGTCTAAAGGCCCAAATCAACCTTTTTATCAG GTCCTGGTTGATGTATATGTTGATCCAGAACTGCTTGTTGCATATG TCGCAGAAGAAAATCTTTCAGCAGCTGAAGAATCGGAGAAA CTGGGGACTTCATCCCTATCAAGCAGCTCCGTGAGAAGTATGACCAGCCACGTTATGAAGCTTCTGGAGATGAAAATGACGATGATGGCAACACAGATAGCTGAAGGGCGAG ATGGCAGACGCTAG
- the LOC133908815 gene encoding clp protease adapter protein ClpF, chloroplastic isoform X2, with protein MQAISICGSVASTHGANCRAAFLAKNDLAPPCEVNSVSHGAHSWRWHAHKLHMRTDSRRMNTTIRTNARWLFGGDGRSSDARLERSEAANEDILIFYFQLDLQTRIQYALNIEQFDVAKQMREKLTEIETEIIRQREAKRGSSKTEAQDKALNLLRVRADLQKAINSENYALAAGLRDEIAKLETESLAVSAKALAYQNVKYVFRLGQKVRHKVHGYRAVICGMDPVCCESKSWMETANVEKLSKGPNQPFYQVLVDVYVDPELLVAYVAEENLSAAEESEKLGTSSLSSSSVRSMTSHVMKLLEMKMTMMATQIAEGRDITADGRR; from the exons ATGCAAGCCATCTCTATATGCGGTTCAGTTGCCTCAACCCATGGAGCAAACTGCAGAGCAGCTTTCCTTGCGAAGAATGATCTGGCGCCACCTTGCGAGGTAAATTCAGTAAGTCATGGAGCACACTCATGGCGTTGGCATGCGCATAAACTGCACATGAGGACCGATAGCAGAAGAATGAATACTACAATAAGAACTAATGCTAGATGGCTGTTTGGAGGAGATGGTCGTAGTAGTGATGCAAGGCTGGAGCGCAGTGAGGCTGCTAATGAAGATATCTTGATCTTTTACTTCCAGTTGGATTTACAGACCCGGATACAA TATGCATTGAATATAGAACAATTTGATGTGGCAAAGCAAATGAGGGAAAAACTCACTGAG ATTGAAACAGAAATAATTAGGCAACGTGAAGCTAAAAGAGGTTCATCAAAGACTGAAGCTCAGGACAAAGCTCTAAACCTTTTACGTGTGCG TGCAGACTTGCAGAAAGCTATTAACAGTGAAAACTATGCTTTGGCAGCTGGGCTGCGCGATGAAATAGCCAAACTTGAG ACCGAGTCCCTTGCAGTATCTGCTAAAGCCCTTGCTTACCAAAATGTGAAATATGTGTTTCGACTAGGGCAGAAAGTACGTCACAAGGTACATG GATATAGAGCTGTGATATGTGGCATGGATCCTGTGTGCTGTGAATCCAAGTCGTGGATGGAGACAGCAAATGTGGAGAAGCTGTCTAAAGGCCCAAATCAACCTTTTTATCAG GTCCTGGTTGATGTATATGTTGATCCAGAACTGCTTGTTGCATATG TCGCAGAAGAAAATCTTTCAGCAGCTGAAGAATCGGAGAAA CTGGGGACTTCATCCCTATCAAGCAGCTCCGTGAGAAGTATGACCAGCCACGTTATGAAGCTTCTGGAGATGAAAATGACGATGATGGCAACACAGATAGCTGAAGGGCGAG ATATAACTGCAGATGGCAGACGCTAG
- the LOC133908815 gene encoding clp protease adapter protein ClpF, chloroplastic isoform X1, with the protein MQAISICGSVASTHGANCRAAFLAKNDLAPPCEVNSVSHGAHSWRWHAHKLHMRTDSRRMNTTIRTNARWLFGGDGRSSDARLERSEAANEDILIFYFQLDLQTRIQYALNIEQFDVAKQMREKLTEIETEIIRQREAKRGSSKTEAQDKALNLLRVRADLQKAINSENYALAAGLRDEIAKLETESLAVSAKALAYQNVKYVFRLGQKVRHKVHGYRAVICGMDPVCCESKSWMETANVEKLSKGPNQPFYQVLVDVYVDPELLVAYVAEENLSAAEESEKGRFDHPYIEFLFFGEDTAGDFIPIKQLREKYDQPRYEASGDENDDDGNTDS; encoded by the exons ATGCAAGCCATCTCTATATGCGGTTCAGTTGCCTCAACCCATGGAGCAAACTGCAGAGCAGCTTTCCTTGCGAAGAATGATCTGGCGCCACCTTGCGAGGTAAATTCAGTAAGTCATGGAGCACACTCATGGCGTTGGCATGCGCATAAACTGCACATGAGGACCGATAGCAGAAGAATGAATACTACAATAAGAACTAATGCTAGATGGCTGTTTGGAGGAGATGGTCGTAGTAGTGATGCAAGGCTGGAGCGCAGTGAGGCTGCTAATGAAGATATCTTGATCTTTTACTTCCAGTTGGATTTACAGACCCGGATACAA TATGCATTGAATATAGAACAATTTGATGTGGCAAAGCAAATGAGGGAAAAACTCACTGAG ATTGAAACAGAAATAATTAGGCAACGTGAAGCTAAAAGAGGTTCATCAAAGACTGAAGCTCAGGACAAAGCTCTAAACCTTTTACGTGTGCG TGCAGACTTGCAGAAAGCTATTAACAGTGAAAACTATGCTTTGGCAGCTGGGCTGCGCGATGAAATAGCCAAACTTGAG ACCGAGTCCCTTGCAGTATCTGCTAAAGCCCTTGCTTACCAAAATGTGAAATATGTGTTTCGACTAGGGCAGAAAGTACGTCACAAGGTACATG GATATAGAGCTGTGATATGTGGCATGGATCCTGTGTGCTGTGAATCCAAGTCGTGGATGGAGACAGCAAATGTGGAGAAGCTGTCTAAAGGCCCAAATCAACCTTTTTATCAG GTCCTGGTTGATGTATATGTTGATCCAGAACTGCTTGTTGCATATG TCGCAGAAGAAAATCTTTCAGCAGCTGAAGAATCGGAGAAA GGAAGATTTGATCATCCGTACATTGAATTTCTTTTTTTCGGTGAGGATACAGCTGGGGACTTCATCCCTATCAAGCAGCTCCGTGAGAAGTATGACCAGCCACGTTATGAAGCTTCTGGAGATGAAAATGACGATGATGGCAACACAGATAGCTGA
- the LOC133908815 gene encoding clp protease adapter protein ClpF, chloroplastic isoform X4: protein MEQTAEQLSLRRMIWRHLARWLFGGDGRSSDARLERSEAANEDILIFYFQLDLQTRIQYALNIEQFDVAKQMREKLTEIETEIIRQREAKRGSSKTEAQDKALNLLRVRADLQKAINSENYALAAGLRDEIAKLETESLAVSAKALAYQNVKYVFRLGQKVRHKVHGYRAVICGMDPVCCESKSWMETANVEKLSKGPNQPFYQVLVDVYVDPELLVAYVAEENLSAAEESEKGRFDHPYIEFLFFGEDTAGDFIPIKQLREKYDQPRYEASGDENDDDGNTDS from the exons ATGGAGCAAACTGCAGAGCAGCTTTCCTTGCGAAGAATGATCTGGCGCCACCTTGCGAG ATGGCTGTTTGGAGGAGATGGTCGTAGTAGTGATGCAAGGCTGGAGCGCAGTGAGGCTGCTAATGAAGATATCTTGATCTTTTACTTCCAGTTGGATTTACAGACCCGGATACAA TATGCATTGAATATAGAACAATTTGATGTGGCAAAGCAAATGAGGGAAAAACTCACTGAG ATTGAAACAGAAATAATTAGGCAACGTGAAGCTAAAAGAGGTTCATCAAAGACTGAAGCTCAGGACAAAGCTCTAAACCTTTTACGTGTGCG TGCAGACTTGCAGAAAGCTATTAACAGTGAAAACTATGCTTTGGCAGCTGGGCTGCGCGATGAAATAGCCAAACTTGAG ACCGAGTCCCTTGCAGTATCTGCTAAAGCCCTTGCTTACCAAAATGTGAAATATGTGTTTCGACTAGGGCAGAAAGTACGTCACAAGGTACATG GATATAGAGCTGTGATATGTGGCATGGATCCTGTGTGCTGTGAATCCAAGTCGTGGATGGAGACAGCAAATGTGGAGAAGCTGTCTAAAGGCCCAAATCAACCTTTTTATCAG GTCCTGGTTGATGTATATGTTGATCCAGAACTGCTTGTTGCATATG TCGCAGAAGAAAATCTTTCAGCAGCTGAAGAATCGGAGAAA GGAAGATTTGATCATCCGTACATTGAATTTCTTTTTTTCGGTGAGGATACAGCTGGGGACTTCATCCCTATCAAGCAGCTCCGTGAGAAGTATGACCAGCCACGTTATGAAGCTTCTGGAGATGAAAATGACGATGATGGCAACACAGATAGCTGA